A stretch of Sphingomonas sp. JUb134 DNA encodes these proteins:
- a CDS encoding DUF1376 domain-containing protein, with the protein MAEFPALPLWTDSYLADTRHLSTLEHGAYVLLLMEAWRRPTCSLPDNEAVLARLAGLSEAEWEGIRGNVMAFWTRDGRSRTWTQKRLTKQREFTAKHSKSQSEKAAKRWDKTRKGNAAALPDGCRGDASISISSSVSKDTGAGAPVEDPVKALIDTGIALLGAAGIPANRARSIIGKWRKDHGDAPTLAAIVAARDHGVTQPVEWISGRFRSATAEEDEAAAIRRATVERYKRLVGPPMLAVKGRMS; encoded by the coding sequence ATGGCTGAGTTTCCCGCTCTTCCGCTGTGGACCGACTCGTATTTGGCCGACACGAGGCATCTTTCGACGCTGGAGCACGGCGCCTACGTGCTGCTGCTCATGGAGGCGTGGCGCCGGCCAACGTGCTCGCTGCCGGACAACGAGGCAGTGCTGGCTCGCCTCGCCGGGCTTAGCGAGGCCGAATGGGAGGGGATCCGTGGCAATGTCATGGCCTTTTGGACGCGCGATGGCCGAAGCAGAACGTGGACCCAGAAGCGACTGACGAAACAGCGGGAATTTACGGCGAAACATAGCAAGTCGCAAAGCGAGAAAGCTGCAAAGCGCTGGGATAAAACAAGAAAAGGCAATGCCGCGGCACTGCCGGACGGATGCCGGGGCGATGCCTCCATATCCATATCCAGTTCCGTATCTAAAGATACGGGCGCCGGGGCGCCGGTTGAGGATCCTGTGAAGGCTCTCATCGACACCGGGATTGCTCTTCTCGGGGCGGCGGGCATCCCTGCCAACAGGGCGCGCAGCATCATCGGGAAGTGGCGCAAGGACCATGGTGACGCGCCGACGCTCGCCGCGATCGTCGCAGCTCGTGACCATGGCGTCACCCAGCCGGTCGAATGGATCAGCGGTCGGTTCCGCTCGGCCACGGCCGAAGAGGACGAAGCCGCGGCGATCCGGCGGGCGACCGTAGAGCGGTACAAGCGCCTGGTGGGGCCTCCCATGCTCGCTGTGAAAGGACGGATGTCATGA
- a CDS encoding helix-turn-helix transcriptional regulator, with product MKDESKLAEPAYFSVQDVAEYTGLSADFWNRLRSAGGGPQYVKLSPKAVRYRRADIDAWMADRLCRSTFDDGKVAA from the coding sequence ATGAAGGACGAAAGCAAGCTTGCAGAACCCGCGTATTTTTCGGTTCAGGACGTGGCGGAATATACCGGCCTATCCGCCGACTTTTGGAACCGGCTTCGGAGCGCCGGCGGCGGCCCCCAGTACGTAAAGTTGTCTCCGAAGGCTGTGCGTTATCGCCGTGCGGACATCGACGCGTGGATGGCGGATCGACTTTGCCGCAGCACCTTCGATGATGGAAAGGTAGCCGCATGA
- the istB gene encoding IS21-like element helper ATPase IstB: protein MPVGTTAGTPQVLLAHHLKQLKLPTVLREYEKVARECAQGGVDHTRYLLRLIELELIDRERRTIERRIRAARFPAVKSFDTFEFTAIPSLNKMMVVELARCEYILRRENVIALGNSGTGKTHVALALGLAACQKGFTVAFTTAASLVNQLMEARDERRLLKLQREMAAVKLLVVDELGYVPLSPTGAELLFEVLSQRYERGSTIITSNLPFEDWTQVLASERLTGALLDRLTHHATILTMNGDSYRLKQSTGRKRRGAEQNQASALSDPDTGEILSS, encoded by the coding sequence ATGCCGGTGGGCACGACCGCAGGTACGCCACAGGTGCTGCTCGCCCATCATCTCAAACAACTCAAACTGCCAACCGTTCTGCGCGAGTACGAAAAGGTCGCGCGCGAATGCGCGCAAGGCGGGGTCGACCACACGCGCTACCTGTTGCGGCTTATCGAGTTGGAGCTCATCGACCGCGAGCGCCGGACCATCGAGCGACGGATCCGCGCAGCCCGTTTCCCGGCTGTGAAGAGCTTCGACACCTTCGAGTTCACCGCCATCCCCAGCCTGAACAAGATGATGGTGGTCGAGCTCGCACGGTGCGAATATATCCTGCGCCGCGAGAACGTCATTGCGCTCGGCAACAGCGGGACAGGCAAGACGCATGTAGCCCTCGCGCTCGGCCTGGCGGCTTGCCAGAAGGGCTTCACAGTCGCCTTCACTACCGCGGCCTCGCTGGTGAACCAGTTGATGGAGGCGCGAGACGAGCGACGGCTGCTCAAGCTCCAACGCGAGATGGCGGCCGTGAAGCTGCTCGTCGTCGATGAACTCGGCTACGTCCCGTTGTCCCCGACCGGCGCCGAACTGCTCTTCGAGGTGCTGTCGCAGCGCTACGAGCGCGGCTCGACCATCATCACCTCCAACCTGCCGTTCGAGGACTGGACGCAGGTGCTCGCCTCCGAGCGGCTGACCGGCGCACTGCTCGACCGGCTCACCCACCATGCCACCATCCTGACCATGAACGGCGACAGCTATCGCCTCAAGCAGTCCACCGGACGCAAACGTCGCGGGGCGGAGCAAAACCAGGCCAGTGCCCTGTCCGACCCGGACACCGGTGAGATATTATCTTCCTGA
- a CDS encoding HpcH/HpaI aldolase/citrate lyase family protein has protein sequence MSDLRPRRSALFLPASNARAIEKARTLPCDVVILDLEDAVAPEQKQAAREAAVAAAREGGFGARELVLRVNGLDSPWAAGDLAAADSAPFDAVLVPKVNAAADVDAAEAQVQRAPIWAMIETCRAIPSLGAIAAAAERTRLQAFVIGTNDLAKEMRCRLSADRAELLPLLTLALAAGRGWGLTVLDGVHNAIDDDAGFEAVCRQGAALGFDGKTLIHPRQIAACNAAFSPSPEDVARAEAIVAAFATPDADGRGAIRLDGAMVERLHLEQAQRVLALAAQSRSAA, from the coding sequence ATGAGCGACCTTCGCCCCCGCCGCAGCGCGTTGTTCCTGCCGGCGTCCAACGCACGGGCGATCGAGAAGGCGCGCACCCTTCCCTGTGACGTCGTGATCCTCGACCTCGAGGATGCGGTCGCGCCCGAGCAGAAGCAGGCGGCGCGGGAGGCGGCAGTGGCGGCGGCGCGAGAAGGCGGGTTCGGCGCGCGTGAGCTGGTGCTGCGGGTCAATGGCCTCGATAGTCCCTGGGCAGCCGGCGACCTCGCCGCCGCCGACAGCGCCCCCTTCGACGCCGTGCTGGTCCCCAAGGTGAACGCCGCGGCCGACGTCGACGCGGCCGAGGCGCAGGTGCAGCGCGCTCCGATCTGGGCGATGATCGAGACCTGCCGCGCCATCCCGTCCCTCGGTGCAATCGCCGCGGCAGCCGAGCGCACGCGGCTCCAGGCGTTCGTGATCGGCACCAACGATCTCGCCAAGGAGATGCGCTGCCGCCTCTCCGCCGATCGCGCGGAACTGCTGCCGCTGCTGACCCTCGCGCTCGCCGCCGGGCGCGGCTGGGGGCTCACGGTGCTGGACGGCGTCCACAATGCGATCGACGATGATGCCGGGTTCGAGGCGGTGTGCCGGCAGGGTGCCGCCCTGGGCTTCGACGGCAAGACGCTGATCCACCCGCGCCAGATCGCGGCCTGCAACGCCGCCTTCTCGCCAAGCCCCGAGGATGTGGCGCGGGCCGAGGCGATCGTGGCCGCTTTTGCGACGCCGGACGCGGACGGCCGGGGCGCGATCCGCCTGGACGGCGCGATGGTGGAGCGCCTCCACCTGGAACAGGCGCAACGCGTGCTGGCACTCGCAGCCCAAAGTCGTTCGGCCGCCTGA
- a CDS encoding virion core protein, T7 gp14 family, with amino-acid sequence MCEPVTLAAIGAGMAALSTATATVTAVQQNKYQAKVATRNADLESAAGRDAVERGKIESQNYQRQASQMQGAQRAALAANGIDINFGSAAGVRADTAMMQAEDAQTIRENSMREVRGIEINAANYRAQVQASRQAATGAAIKGVFDFGSTVLGGASQYRTAKLRRAG; translated from the coding sequence GTGTGTGAGCCTGTGACCCTTGCCGCGATCGGGGCCGGTATGGCAGCCCTCAGCACCGCCACTGCCACGGTGACCGCAGTCCAGCAGAACAAGTATCAGGCGAAGGTCGCAACCCGAAACGCTGACCTGGAAAGCGCAGCTGGCCGTGATGCGGTCGAGCGCGGCAAGATCGAGAGCCAGAACTACCAGCGCCAGGCAAGCCAGATGCAGGGCGCCCAGCGCGCGGCGCTCGCAGCGAACGGGATCGACATCAACTTCGGGTCTGCGGCCGGCGTGCGGGCGGACACTGCCATGATGCAGGCAGAGGATGCCCAGACGATCCGCGAGAACAGCATGCGTGAGGTTCGAGGAATTGAGATCAACGCCGCGAACTACCGGGCGCAGGTCCAGGCAAGCCGGCAGGCGGCGACCGGTGCAGCGATCAAGGGAGTGTTCGACTTCGGGTCGACCGTCCTGGGCGGGGCCTCTCAGTACCGGACCGCTAAGCTGCGGCGAGCGGGCTGA
- a CDS encoding terminase small subunit-like protein: MSRAGTNTRARAVQRPGAQPQADTQRLICERLIEGESLRAICRDASMPSKSTVARWLAADEAFQELYARARELQAEALADEILEIADKAHDRDSAAAARVKVDVRKWLASKLAPKKYGDATLLKHADADGAPMSALDSLERVGLLAAALHAIGDKAPKGTKR, translated from the coding sequence GTGAGCCGCGCCGGGACCAATACGCGCGCGAGGGCGGTGCAGCGGCCCGGCGCCCAACCGCAGGCGGACACGCAGCGCCTTATCTGCGAGCGGTTGATCGAAGGTGAGAGCCTACGCGCGATCTGCCGTGACGCCAGCATGCCGAGCAAGTCCACGGTGGCGCGGTGGTTAGCTGCGGATGAGGCATTTCAGGAGCTATACGCACGTGCTCGCGAGTTGCAGGCGGAAGCTCTCGCTGATGAGATTCTGGAGATTGCGGATAAGGCACATGACCGTGACAGCGCTGCCGCCGCTCGTGTGAAGGTCGATGTTCGGAAGTGGCTCGCATCGAAACTCGCCCCCAAGAAGTACGGTGATGCAACCCTGTTGAAGCACGCCGATGCGGACGGGGCGCCCATGTCAGCCCTCGACAGCCTGGAGCGAGTGGGTCTGCTGGCAGCCGCGCTCCACGCAATCGGAGATAAAGCACCGAAAGGAACGAAGCGATGA
- a CDS encoding sugar porter family MFS transporter produces MRPHEQPRDDGQLPAHVDTGRMSPAIVLSALGAALGGLLFGFDTAVISGATQALQAHFALSDPALGFTVASALIGTVIGSLVAGAPADRFGRRRMLLAIAIAYLVSSLGSGLANSWPVLLLFRTLGGLAIGAASVVTPVYIAEVAPTRFRGRLVALNQLNIVLGILLAFLSNYLIAGGMDVDVAWRWMLGIVAAPSALFLLVTLLLPESPRWLVVKGRSADALDVLQRLGFADPEREIAAMQGAQVRERQPQLFQRRYAVPVGCAIAIAMFNQLSGINALLYYAPRIFALGGAGTDSAMLQSVAVGGINLAFTVLALFLIDRFGRKPLLYVGSLVCALALFLVGFQLEQAVADGTLILVGMLGFIAAFAVSQGAVIWVFLSEVFPSEVRGKGQALGSTTHWVMAAAITWTFPIVAGRVGGWVFLFFGAMMLLQLVWVWRFMPETNGVPLEEMRL; encoded by the coding sequence ATGCGGCCGCACGAACAGCCACGCGACGACGGGCAGCTTCCTGCCCATGTGGATACGGGGCGCATGTCCCCCGCGATCGTGCTCAGTGCGCTGGGCGCGGCATTGGGCGGCCTGTTGTTCGGGTTCGACACGGCAGTCATCTCCGGCGCGACGCAGGCATTGCAGGCGCATTTCGCCCTGTCCGATCCCGCACTCGGGTTCACGGTCGCCTCTGCGCTGATCGGGACGGTGATCGGCTCGCTCGTGGCCGGTGCCCCCGCTGACCGGTTCGGCCGCAGGCGCATGCTGCTGGCGATCGCCATTGCCTATCTGGTCTCGTCGCTCGGCTCCGGGCTGGCGAACAGCTGGCCGGTGCTGCTGCTGTTCCGCACGCTCGGCGGCCTTGCGATCGGCGCGGCCTCGGTGGTCACGCCGGTCTACATCGCGGAGGTTGCGCCGACGCGCTTCCGCGGCCGGCTGGTCGCGCTCAACCAGCTCAACATCGTGCTCGGCATCCTCCTCGCCTTTCTCTCCAACTATCTGATCGCGGGCGGCATGGACGTCGACGTCGCGTGGCGCTGGATGCTCGGGATCGTAGCCGCGCCCTCCGCCCTGTTCCTGCTGGTCACCCTGCTGCTCCCGGAAAGCCCGCGCTGGCTCGTGGTGAAGGGGCGATCCGCGGACGCGCTGGACGTGCTGCAACGGCTGGGCTTCGCCGACCCGGAGCGCGAGATCGCCGCGATGCAGGGCGCGCAGGTGCGCGAGCGCCAGCCCCAGCTGTTCCAGCGCCGCTATGCCGTGCCGGTCGGCTGCGCGATCGCGATCGCGATGTTCAACCAGCTCTCGGGCATCAATGCGCTGCTCTATTATGCACCGCGCATCTTCGCGCTGGGCGGCGCCGGCACCGACAGCGCCATGCTCCAGTCGGTGGCGGTGGGCGGCATCAACCTGGCCTTCACCGTGCTCGCGCTGTTCCTGATCGACCGCTTCGGGCGCAAGCCGCTGCTCTACGTCGGCTCCCTCGTCTGCGCGCTCGCGCTGTTCCTGGTCGGTTTCCAGCTGGAGCAGGCGGTGGCGGACGGAACGCTGATCCTGGTCGGCATGCTCGGCTTCATCGCCGCCTTTGCCGTCAGCCAGGGCGCGGTGATCTGGGTCTTCCTCTCCGAGGTGTTCCCCAGCGAAGTGCGCGGCAAGGGCCAGGCGCTGGGCTCCACCACCCACTGGGTGATGGCCGCGGCGATCACCTGGACCTTTCCGATCGTGGCGGGCCGCGTCGGCGGCTGGGTATTCCTGTTCTTCGGCGCGATGATGCTGCTGCAGCTGGTATGGGTGTGGCGGTTCATGCCGGAGACCAACGGCGTCCCGCTGGAGGAGATGCGGCTGTAG
- a CDS encoding tyrosine-type recombinase/integrase produces MPTVAQLAERYLDYVRSYKRSADIDARYLRLHLLPKFGKRRINQLEQTEIMDWLNGKVREGYAQATVNRWQVILGHMLRMGKVWGLAGSEVNPLEGVKQKDPNNKVERFLTPAETKRLRQAVEDSPNPMLAPIVALLLLTGCRKRELLDATWDEFRLDQGFWRIPTEKSKTGKSRQVPLSESAIAVLKAIPRLGDCPYVVPNPATLKPFGSVYNSWNSARNAAGLPDVRMHDLRHSMASNMANSGQSLLVIGQVLGHSQPRTTLRYAHLSEGTLQKAANAASAASGWSADAA; encoded by the coding sequence GTGCCGACCGTCGCGCAACTGGCGGAGCGGTACCTCGATTACGTCCGATCGTACAAGCGAAGCGCTGACATCGACGCACGGTATCTCAGGCTGCACCTGCTGCCGAAGTTTGGGAAACGGCGGATCAACCAGCTGGAGCAAACCGAGATCATGGATTGGCTGAACGGCAAGGTTCGCGAAGGCTACGCCCAGGCTACGGTGAACCGATGGCAGGTGATCCTCGGGCACATGCTCCGCATGGGGAAAGTTTGGGGCCTGGCGGGATCGGAGGTGAACCCGCTGGAGGGAGTGAAACAGAAGGACCCGAACAACAAGGTCGAGCGGTTCCTTACCCCAGCTGAGACGAAGCGGCTGCGGCAGGCAGTCGAGGACAGCCCTAACCCGATGCTTGCCCCGATTGTCGCCCTGCTACTTCTGACCGGTTGCCGGAAGCGCGAATTGCTGGATGCGACGTGGGACGAGTTTCGGCTGGATCAGGGGTTCTGGCGCATCCCGACCGAGAAGTCGAAAACAGGCAAGTCTCGACAGGTCCCGCTCAGTGAGAGCGCGATCGCTGTGCTGAAGGCGATTCCCCGGTTGGGTGATTGTCCATACGTTGTGCCCAATCCAGCGACGCTGAAACCGTTCGGGTCGGTTTACAATTCATGGAACAGCGCGCGGAACGCGGCCGGGTTGCCGGACGTCCGGATGCACGACCTGCGCCACTCTATGGCCTCCAACATGGCGAACTCGGGACAATCCTTGCTAGTGATCGGCCAGGTGCTTGGACACAGCCAGCCGCGGACGACGCTCAGGTATGCTCACCTCTCGGAGGGCACGCTTCAGAAGGCCGCTAACGCTGCCTCGGCGGCTAGCGGCTGGAGCGCGGACGCCGCCTAA
- a CDS encoding alpha/beta hydrolase: MTLSALVAILASMIPDSNMEPRQTAQEHYLLPEPTRANVQYKEGNNRRTVLDFYQAAKAGARPTVIFLHGGGWRGSKAGRDKMLMPFLAHGWNVVNVEYRVPPRDRAPASLVDARCAIHWVRTHAKELRVDPSKVIVSGSSAGGQLALMASLPNLPAAFRCERNDHSTQSPVAGVIAWWGVVDLKAVITKTPPLRSARTWIGNRPDFDQMVTSLSPTENITRGMPPVVLVQGERDPVAPLSHTIEFDRKLNATSVPSKLIIVPRGRHGRFSVERMQAIFKDVFDFFKARGIG; this comes from the coding sequence ATGACACTTTCCGCTCTGGTTGCAATCCTCGCGTCTATGATCCCGGATTCGAACATGGAGCCCCGTCAGACTGCCCAGGAGCACTACCTGCTGCCTGAGCCCACCCGCGCCAACGTCCAGTACAAGGAAGGCAACAACAGGCGAACCGTCCTCGACTTTTACCAAGCAGCTAAGGCTGGCGCGCGCCCTACCGTCATATTCCTCCATGGAGGAGGCTGGCGCGGCTCGAAAGCCGGTCGAGACAAGATGCTGATGCCATTTCTCGCTCATGGCTGGAACGTGGTTAATGTAGAATATCGGGTTCCGCCACGTGATCGGGCGCCAGCCTCCCTCGTTGACGCTCGCTGCGCGATTCATTGGGTGCGAACGCACGCGAAGGAATTGCGGGTCGATCCTTCGAAGGTGATTGTCAGTGGGTCGTCGGCCGGCGGCCAACTTGCCCTCATGGCCTCACTTCCCAATCTGCCGGCGGCATTCCGTTGCGAGCGCAACGATCACTCGACCCAATCACCTGTTGCGGGCGTCATTGCATGGTGGGGCGTCGTGGACCTGAAGGCCGTAATCACCAAGACACCGCCCCTCAGGTCTGCTCGCACTTGGATCGGGAACCGTCCGGACTTCGATCAGATGGTGACGAGTCTCTCGCCAACAGAGAACATCACAAGAGGCATGCCTCCGGTCGTCCTCGTACAAGGAGAGCGAGATCCGGTCGCGCCATTGAGCCACACAATCGAGTTCGATCGAAAACTAAACGCAACGTCGGTGCCAAGTAAGCTCATCATTGTTCCACGCGGACGACATGGAAGGTTTTCGGTTGAGCGAATGCAGGCCATATTCAAAGATGTCTTCGACTTCTTCAAAGCCCGCGGCATTGGCTGA
- a CDS encoding tyrosine-type recombinase/integrase yields MVKAKLTKQFVDALEPDADPRKRLTVWDTELPGFGLTVTPPGVRGGCVKSYIVQYRPGGRGTPTRRITIGRHGAEWQPATARAEAAELMRQRRTGVDPFEERKRRRQAEIDAREQTEQAEKVARRFEYVAFRAEFVDRYAKPNQARSWKQTEAALRDLDGKFAGQRVDLLARDDISSGLSELKRRSPSAAIAAHKALRKLYNWANSETLFSWHPMREMSAPAKTKVRARVLSGAELKVIWEAAGDLGYPFGLMYQVILCTGLRLTDVSEATWGEYHSEHEALIIRAERMKRHPHDVRGDFLVPLNLSAVAIIEAIREAPVRYSPALAKGNRPIFTTSGKAPVKGFSYSKAALDAKIKEKLGAPLPHWTTHDLRRTMATAMQPLGVPPSIIDRLQDHRDKEQSKTALHYQHWDYVEEKRDAAKLYGQYLAGVIFGAKEYEPLVRKVSFRLEREDE; encoded by the coding sequence ATGGTGAAGGCGAAGCTGACCAAGCAGTTTGTGGATGCGCTGGAGCCGGACGCGGATCCTCGCAAGCGGCTCACCGTGTGGGATACTGAGCTACCCGGGTTTGGGCTAACTGTCACGCCGCCGGGAGTTCGTGGCGGATGCGTGAAGTCATACATCGTCCAGTATCGCCCAGGCGGGCGCGGGACACCGACGCGTCGCATCACGATCGGTCGCCACGGGGCAGAATGGCAACCAGCGACAGCTCGTGCGGAGGCCGCGGAGTTGATGCGTCAGCGGCGTACGGGTGTTGATCCGTTCGAGGAGCGCAAGCGCCGACGGCAGGCCGAGATCGACGCCCGAGAGCAGACCGAACAGGCGGAGAAGGTGGCGCGGCGCTTCGAGTATGTGGCGTTCCGGGCGGAGTTCGTGGACCGATACGCCAAGCCCAACCAGGCGCGGAGTTGGAAGCAAACAGAGGCAGCGCTTCGGGATCTGGACGGCAAGTTTGCTGGGCAGCGCGTGGACCTGCTGGCCCGGGACGACATCAGTTCGGGGCTGAGCGAGTTGAAGAGGCGGAGCCCGTCGGCCGCAATCGCGGCACACAAGGCGCTTCGGAAGCTTTATAATTGGGCCAACAGCGAGACGCTGTTCAGTTGGCATCCCATGCGCGAGATGAGCGCTCCAGCGAAGACGAAAGTGCGCGCCCGGGTGCTCTCCGGTGCCGAACTAAAGGTCATCTGGGAGGCGGCCGGAGACCTCGGGTACCCATTCGGCCTGATGTATCAGGTGATCCTATGCACCGGGCTGCGGCTTACCGACGTGTCGGAGGCGACTTGGGGCGAATACCACTCCGAGCACGAGGCTCTGATCATCCGGGCGGAGCGAATGAAAAGGCACCCTCACGACGTGCGGGGCGACTTCTTGGTGCCGCTGAACCTATCGGCGGTCGCGATTATCGAGGCAATCCGAGAGGCGCCGGTCCGCTATTCGCCAGCGCTTGCGAAGGGCAACCGTCCGATCTTCACGACCTCGGGCAAAGCGCCCGTGAAGGGGTTCAGCTATTCGAAGGCCGCTCTGGACGCCAAGATCAAGGAGAAGTTGGGAGCTCCGTTGCCGCATTGGACGACCCACGACCTGCGCCGTACGATGGCAACGGCGATGCAGCCGCTCGGAGTGCCTCCCTCGATCATTGATCGTCTACAGGATCACCGGGATAAGGAGCAGTCAAAGACCGCTCTTCACTACCAGCATTGGGACTATGTCGAGGAAAAGCGCGACGCAGCCAAGCTGTACGGGCAGTATCTTGCCGGGGTGATTTTCGGGGCGAAAGAATACGAGCCACTGGTGCGGAAGGTCTCCTTCCGCCTTGAGCGGGAAGATGAATGA
- a CDS encoding acyltransferase family protein: protein MTTRGYRPDIDGLRTLAVLPVVLFHAGFSSFSGGYIGVDVFFVISGYLITGILVADAERGTASILGFYDRRIRRIFPALITVIVATLIGCLFIMLPSELMKAAQSAVGAVLFYSNIYFWSTTDYFSGAPYENPLLHTWSLAVEEQFYIFWPLVVFFLAKGPRRKLLLPLTLLAAVISFSMAEYLVERSAKTAFYMFPPRAWELFAGAILALLPHKEIGSRGVRQVTSFIGAMLLVVPIFVYEEGSRFPAAAAVPPVLGTALLILANVRQDTWMARLLSNRVMVGIGLISYSLYLWHWPLISLFRLAVGRPSTTIEAAAIVLLSMALAWISWKYVEAPFRRAKAARTRGIKDQKRVLAWGLASIATVVALSGAILIARGFPQRLPADAAFVDTYATEPFKVTVGCSLGGRIRPGAIEDCMTSSPAERAAKMLIWGDSHARAYAPGLTELARQNGSELLVLVRSSCAPLPGVTPVAFSADNSTRCAAFNDAVLKAALDSPTVATVVIGAYWSKFTQADPAPGEEPNVARLLTDDRTTIPSLSDNMRVIGESLNRTATALEARGKRLVIMKQPPNFATSARKCLARARWARKDEHQCDVQLTKLLSERRTMSSVLQAIATNHRNVRLVDPVSTLCHEGKCAVAEGRFPLYRDAHHLSDVGSRLAAKAFPRELFN from the coding sequence ATGACCACACGGGGGTATCGGCCCGACATCGACGGTTTACGGACCCTTGCGGTTCTTCCCGTCGTTCTGTTTCACGCGGGCTTTTCAAGCTTCAGCGGCGGCTACATCGGTGTCGACGTCTTCTTCGTCATATCCGGTTACCTTATCACCGGCATCCTGGTAGCCGACGCTGAGCGCGGCACAGCCAGCATACTGGGGTTCTACGATCGGCGCATTCGCCGTATCTTTCCGGCGCTCATCACGGTCATCGTAGCCACGCTAATCGGCTGCCTCTTCATCATGCTTCCGAGCGAGCTAATGAAGGCGGCCCAGTCGGCGGTCGGCGCCGTACTATTCTATTCAAACATCTATTTCTGGAGCACCACCGATTACTTCAGTGGAGCTCCTTACGAAAATCCACTTCTGCATACCTGGTCATTAGCGGTCGAAGAACAGTTCTACATCTTTTGGCCGCTTGTAGTTTTCTTTTTAGCAAAAGGACCCAGGCGTAAGCTTCTGCTCCCCTTGACGCTCCTCGCGGCCGTTATTTCGTTCAGCATGGCTGAGTACCTGGTTGAGCGTTCGGCGAAGACGGCCTTCTACATGTTCCCGCCACGCGCTTGGGAGCTTTTCGCGGGTGCGATCCTCGCTTTGCTTCCCCATAAGGAAATTGGCTCGCGCGGCGTCCGTCAGGTGACGAGCTTCATCGGCGCAATGCTGTTGGTCGTCCCAATCTTCGTTTATGAAGAGGGTTCACGCTTCCCTGCTGCGGCCGCTGTTCCGCCGGTTCTCGGCACCGCCCTCCTGATCCTCGCGAATGTTCGGCAAGACACGTGGATGGCACGATTGCTCAGCAACCGAGTAATGGTGGGCATCGGCCTGATCTCCTACTCGCTTTACCTCTGGCATTGGCCTTTAATCTCGCTGTTCCGCCTCGCTGTGGGCCGACCGAGCACTACCATCGAAGCGGCCGCGATCGTCTTGCTGTCAATGGCCCTTGCCTGGATCAGTTGGAAGTACGTTGAGGCTCCCTTCCGTCGTGCGAAGGCGGCACGAACGCGCGGTATCAAAGATCAGAAGCGCGTGCTCGCGTGGGGGCTTGCCTCAATTGCAACAGTGGTAGCGCTGAGCGGCGCGATCTTGATCGCTCGGGGATTTCCCCAGAGGCTTCCAGCGGATGCGGCCTTCGTGGACACGTACGCGACAGAGCCCTTCAAAGTTACCGTCGGATGTTCGCTTGGGGGTCGCATCCGCCCCGGTGCAATAGAGGACTGCATGACGAGCAGTCCTGCCGAACGTGCCGCCAAGATGCTTATCTGGGGAGATTCCCACGCCCGAGCTTATGCCCCCGGGCTGACGGAGCTGGCGCGACAGAATGGCTCCGAGCTTCTAGTCCTGGTTAGATCCTCCTGCGCTCCCCTCCCGGGTGTGACGCCGGTGGCATTTTCAGCGGACAACTCCACGAGGTGTGCTGCGTTCAACGATGCTGTTTTGAAGGCCGCCTTAGACAGCCCGACCGTAGCGACGGTGGTCATCGGAGCCTATTGGAGCAAGTTTACTCAGGCCGATCCCGCACCCGGGGAGGAGCCAAATGTGGCCCGCCTTCTGACCGATGACCGGACGACGATACCTAGCCTCTCCGACAACATGCGAGTTATCGGGGAAAGTTTGAATCGCACCGCCACCGCGCTTGAGGCTCGTGGCAAGCGACTCGTGATAATGAAGCAGCCGCCTAATTTCGCCACGTCGGCGCGAAAGTGCCTCGCGAGAGCGCGCTGGGCAAGGAAGGATGAGCACCAGTGCGATGTGCAGCTAACCAAGCTGTTGAGCGAGCGCAGAACAATGTCCTCAGTGCTGCAAGCTATCGCGACAAACCACCGCAACGTGCGTTTGGTCGATCCAGTCTCTACCCTTTGTCACGAAGGGAAGTGCGCGGTCGCGGAAGGTCGCTTCCCGCTTTACCGGGACGCCCATCACCTTTCAGATGTCGGAAGCAGATTGGCAGCCAAAGCTTTTCCGCGTGAGCTGTTCAACTAG